The sequence GGTCTCGGCCAGCTCCCATTTCGACGCGGGGAGGCCGTCGGGCAGGAGCCGAAGGCCGCCTCCCACCACGGACGGCACGATGGCCATGCGGAGGTCGTCGACGAGGTCGGCCCGCAGCAGCTGGTGGATGATGCTGGCGCTGTTCATGACGAAGATGTCCCGCCCTGGCTGCTCCTTGAGCGCCTCGACCTCGGCCTCGAGCGGCCGGCTGGCGAGGCGGGAGTTCTCCCACTCGGTGGCCGTCAGCGTGGTGGAGAAGACGACCTTCTCGACGGCGTCGATCCACGCGCCCAGGTCACGGACCTGGGCCGGCATGCTCGGGTCCCGGGTCATGCCCGGCCACACGGAGTAGAACCCCTCGTAGTTCTTGCGGCCGAGCAGCGCTGTGCTGGCGCGTCGCCAGATGCCCTCGAAGTAGGCCGACGTCTGCTCCTGCCCGGCGTGCTCGTAGAGCCACTGGTCGTGCGCCGGGCCGCCAGGCCCGCTCGTGCACCCGTCCATCGACACGCTGGCCCACGCGACGACCCGGCGACCCGTGTTCTCAGCCATCACCGTCTCCTCGTTCTCAGCCATCACTGTCTCCTCTCTCCCCGACTCTCCTGCGCGCTCAGAGCTCGGCGGCGAGGGCGTCGAGCTTGGCGTAGCCCTGACCGTCGAACGTGAAGGTCTGGACGATGCGGTCCTCGCCGATCTCGTGGAAGCTGCCGTGGAAGCCGTATTCCTCGCCGTCTCCTCCGGAGACGTAGCGCCAGCGGCCGCCCGTCGTGGCGTCCCAGTCGAGGACCTTGGTCTCCATGCCGTTCGGCCCGACCCAGCGGACGAACAGCGCGGGGTCGGTGTGCGCGCGCATCAGCTGCGTCGGTGTGGCGTCGAAGTCACGGGTCATGCGGATGATCGGGAGGTTCGGGTCGGCCTCGATCGAGACCTGATGGCGGTTGGGGGTGGCATTCATGACGCTGCTCCTTGCTGCGGGTGTCGGGGGTGGGTTGGTGGTTCGTCATCCCGCATCTCGGCGAGGATGGCGTCGAGGCGCTCGTAGCGCTCCTGGGCCTGTCGGCGGTAGCGCTCGATCCACTTCGTCATCAGGTCGAAAACCTCCGCTTCGAGGTGGCACGGTCGCCGCTGGGCGTCCCTGCTCTGACTCACCAGGCCGGCGTCGGCGAGCACCTTGACGTGCTTGGACACCGCCTGGATGGAGACGTCGTAGGGCCCGGCCAGCTCCCCGACGGTGGCGTCGCCCACGGCGAGGCGGGCCACCATGTCGCGCCTCGTCGGATCGGCGAGGGCGGCGAATACTCGGGACAGCCGGTCGTCGGCCACGGACAGCTCCTTATACAACTGATTGGTTGAATACGAAGCTACGCCTGTCCCCCGCCGTTGTCAACCATTTGGTTGAGGAGTGACGGCTGGCGGCGGGCATCCCAGTGGGCCGGATCCTATGTAGATCCAACGGTCGTGGATCCGGCGTGCTGACTACGCTTCGGCAGGTCGGGGATCTGTTGGCGGGGGGTGCAGCGTGCGGCGTGCGATGACGGCGGCTTTGGCTTGCCTACTGGTGACGGCGGGGTGCAGGTATCACCCGACCGACACGTGGAGCCCTCGTGCGATCGAGGCCCGGCTGGAGATCAACGCCCTGCTCGACCAGGCAGACGAAGCCGAGGCGCAGGGGGACGACACGGCCGCCGCCGCGTTCCGGGCCGAGGCGACCGACCTCGAGTGCGAGGTGTTCGCCTGCGTGACCTCGGTCGGGTCGACGACGGTCCTGTTCGACCCGACGTTGGCCGGGGGGTTCTTCGATGCGCCGTGGCCGTCGGACACCCGGTTGCGGGCAGATGGCTCGATCGATCTCGCCGGGTTCCCCGGACGTGACACGATCGCCATCGCCGACCTGGTGCTCGGCCGCGGCGAGGCGGCCACGTTCGGGTTCGGTACGAACAGCGCGGTCTACTTCCGGGTGTCCGGCGGGATCGACGCCGGCACGCTGCCGATCTCGGCCGAGGCGTCGGTGCTGCGGCGTTCGACCGCGGTCCTGCTCGACCTCGACGACCCGGCCGCGGATCCGGTGCCGCTGCTGGTCGACGCCAAGGCCGAGGGCACGGCCCTGCGCCCGTCCAACCTCGTGACGCTGCTCCCCTACCCGGGGCATCCCCTGCGGCCCTCGACCCGGTACGCGGCGGCGATCTTCAGCGGCGTCCTCGACACAGCGGGCGATCGCCTGGCACCGTCGCCCTTGCTCGCGGCGCTCGACGGGCCGGCGCCCACCGGGGTCGAGCCCGCCCCGTGGACGGCCCTGGGCCAGGACCGGGACGCCACGATCGAGGCGGTGCGCGCTCGCACGCTGTGGCACCCGAGTGAGCTGGTCGCCTTCACCGCGTTCACCACCCAGGACCCCACCTCCGAGATGGACGCCGTGGCGGCCGCAGTGGCCGCGCTGCCACAGCCCGAGGTGGCCTCCCGCCAGGCCGCCACCGCACCCTGCACCGCCGGGGGCACCTCCCGGAGCACCGGGCGGCTGGCGCTGCCGGTGTGGCAGGCCGGGACGCGACCGTTCCTGAACGAGGGCGGTGGGATCGTCGTCGGTGGGGACGGGCTGGCCGTGCAGCAGGGCGTGGAGCTGGGCACCAGCGGCCAGGGGGTGCTGCTGGACGTCGCCATCCCCTGCGGTCCCGCCCCCGAGGACGGCTGGCCCATCCTCATGTGGATGGCCGGCACGGGCGGCGCCGCTCGAGCAGCCCCGATCACCGAACTGGGCCCGAACCTCCCCTACGCGGTGTTCTCGATCGCCCCGCTGTACTCGGGCGACCGGCTGATGCCGGTCCCGCCGCCCTTCGACACGTCCGACTTCTTGTTCTACAACCACCTCAACCCCCTCGCCGGCCGCACCAACCAGCTCCAGCAGGCTGCCGACGTGCTCTACCTCGAGCGGCTGACCCACGCCTTCACCCTCTCGCCCGGCGAGGTCTCGGGCTTGGGCGTGGACGGGCGCTTCGACACCTCCACCGTGGTGCTGGGCGGACACAGCCAGGGGGCGGGCACCCTGCCCCTCACCCTCGCGGTGGCGCCGCCGAACGTGCAGGGCGGGTTCATGTCGGCGGCCGGCGCCGGTCTCTACCACTCGATCGTGCACCGCGGCGATGTCCGCGCCCTGGTCGACGGCCTCCTCGCCGCCGAGCCCGGCGAGATCGACATGTTCCACCCCTACCCCCACGTCCTCCAGACCTTCGCCGAGGTGGCCGACCCCGCCAACTACGCATCGGCGGTCACCGCGGACGTCGTGGTCTACGCCGGTCTGCAGGACGGCTGCACCTCGATCGAGACCAGCACCCACCTGGCCCAGGCGCTCGACATCCCGATCGCCAACCCCCAGGCCCGCCAACCCCTGTTCGGCCCCGAAGGCCTGGCCCACATCCCCGGCTTCGCGTCGCCCTTCGAGCCCGCGATCGTGACCACGCCCGTGTCGCAGAACCTGCCCGGTGGCCGCACCGGAGCGGTGGTGCAGGTGGACA comes from Acidimicrobiales bacterium and encodes:
- a CDS encoding dihydrofolate reductase family protein; amino-acid sequence: MAENEETVMAENTGRRVVAWASVSMDGCTSGPGGPAHDQWLYEHAGQEQTSAYFEGIWRRASTALLGRKNYEGFYSVWPGMTRDPSMPAQVRDLGAWIDAVEKVVFSTTLTATEWENSRLASRPLEAEVEALKEQPGRDIFVMNSASIIHQLLRADLVDDLRMAIVPSVVGGGLRLLPDGLPASKWELAETTTFAHGAVGLHYRRP
- a CDS encoding SRPBCC domain-containing protein, coding for MNATPNRHQVSIEADPNLPIIRMTRDFDATPTQLMRAHTDPALFVRWVGPNGMETKVLDWDATTGGRWRYVSGGDGEEYGFHGSFHEIGEDRIVQTFTFDGQGYAKLDALAAEL
- a CDS encoding metalloregulator ArsR/SmtB family transcription factor — its product is MADDRLSRVFAALADPTRRDMVARLAVGDATVGELAGPYDVSIQAVSKHVKVLADAGLVSQSRDAQRRPCHLEAEVFDLMTKWIERYRRQAQERYERLDAILAEMRDDEPPTHPRHPQQGAAS